GGCCAGAGCTACCTGGAACGCCCGGACGCCTTCCCGCTGTACCTACCGGAGCTCCCACTTCGTCGCGGCGTGATCAGACCGCCAAACGGAATGCGGGCGGCTGGTTGTGTCCGCGATGCGGCACCGGACGGGTGGGGGCAACGGGTGATTCTCGCGCGACGTCAGGGCACCCTCGCTCGTGGCAGTGACACCGCTGACCTTCCGCTGCTGACCTATCTATTGGAATCGGGATCGGACCGCGTCGGAGCTTTGGACTTCCAGAACAGCCCGTCTGAATACAAGGCACGCCGGAACGACGCCACGCTGGAGGAAGTCCAACAGGCAACCGAGAAGTTCCTGGCCGGGGAGAAATTCTCACCGGACCTCGAAGAGGCGCTCATGCGCGGAACATCGATCGGTGGCGCCCGTCCCAAGGTGGCGCTGTGCGACCAGCTGGAAAACGGACAGCGACGCGAGATGATCGCAAAGCTCTCGGTAGCCTCGGACCCTTATCCAGTAGTCAAAGCCGAAGCGGTCGCTATGGACTTGGCTCGCCGTGTCGGCCTGGATGTGGCAACCACAAACCTGACCGAATCCCTGGGGCGCGACATCCTGCTTGTCGATCGGTTCGACCGCCCTCAGCTGTCCACCGATCAGACGACAGGGTGGGCAGGCTCACCCGGGGAACGGCGGATGATGGTCTCCGCGCTGACCATACTCGGCCTCGACGAGATGACCGGACGCTGGGCCACCTACCACGAGTTCGCCGATGCGATCCGGCACCGATTCACCGACCCGGACCGCACCCTGCGGGAGCTGTTCTCCCGCATCGTGTTCAACATCTGTGTGAGCAACACCGACGACCACGCTCGCAACCACGCGGCGTTCTGGGACGGCGATCGCCTTTCCCTCACCCCCGCATACGACCTATGTCCGCAATTGCGGTCCGGCGATTCCGCCGCTCAGGCCATGGCCATCGACCGGAATGGACGCCGCGAATCCCGCTTCGCCGTCTGCCTGGACGCCGCCCCGATCTATCATCTTTCCCGAACGGAAGCGCAGCGGATAATCGATCACCACGTCACCGTCATCACCGAGCAATGGGACGACGCGGCGGAGTCAGCTCGACTGACCGGTGCAGAGAAGCAGCAGATGTGGCGGCGCCAGATTCTCAACCCGTCCGTGCACTACATGTGATCTGATCTCGACCCGGCGCTCAGCAGTCACGGGACACTCGGCAGATGATCGCCGTGTGACTCCACGAGGGCCACCGAGGCAGTGAGGCGCCAGGCTTCGAACGTGAGCTCGGCCAGCTCGTCGAACTCGATGCCCTCCAGGTACACCACGACCCAACCGAACTGGCCAGCCGTGAACTGGATCTCGAAGACATCGGGACGCTCGGCGACGAGAGCGAGCTGCTCGGCCAGCGTCTGTTTCAGGCCGACCGTCTGGGTTGCCTCCCACAGATAACCGAAGGTGTTGCCGCCGACCTTGAACGCGGTGTAGTTGGGCGACACACTCTGCTGGGTTTCGGGCAGCTGCTCGATGATCTGAAGGAACGCGGCGCTGGACACGGGCATGAACATATAGAACCAGACGCCGCCGACAACCATGGTGTCGACGCATGGCACGTTGAATGCTCGTTCGAAACCGGTATCTGATGCCGGTCCAACGTGTACTCAACGTGCCATGCCACTCAGGCTGGCACGTTCAGGCGCCAACGGCCACAGCCGCATCCTCGGGATCCGGAACACGGCGCAGGCTCTTCAGGCCGATCACACACCCGGCGGTGACGACCGCGCCGGCGACGATAGCCAGCAGGTACAGTGCCGGCTGGCCGATCAGGCCGATGACCCAGATGCCTCCGTGCGGCGCACGTAGCGTGTTACCGATGCCCATCACCATCGCACCGGTGACGGCCGAGCCGGCCATGATGGACGGGATCACCCGCAACGGGTCGGCGGCGGCGAACGGGATGGCTCCCTCGGTGATGAACGACGCCCCCAGCAGCCATGCGGCACGGCCGTTTTCCCGCTCGGCGCGACTGAACAACCGCTTGCGGACGACGGTGGCCAAGGCCAGGCCCAGCGGTGGTGTCATCCCGGCGGCCATCACCGCCGCCATGATGATCAGGTTGGTGCTGTCCGCCGCCGTGGCAGCACCGGCCAGCCCTGTGGTGGCGAACGTGTAGGCCACCTTGTTGACCGGTCCGCCCATGTCGAAGGCCATCATCAGACCCAGAAGCGCTCCGAGCAGAACCATGTTGGCGCCGGTCAGGCCGGTCAGCCAGTTCTCGAGGCCCGACGCGGCCGCGGACAGCGGAGCGCCCAGCAAGACCAGCATGACCAGGCCGGTCACCGCGGTGGCCACCAGCGGGATCACCACCACCGGCATCACACCGCGCAGCGCCTTGCCGACGGGTATCCGGCTGATCCACAAGGCGGTGAACCCGCCGACGAATCCGGCCGCGATGCCTCCCAGGAAGCCCGCGTCCACGGCCAGCGCGAGCGCGCCGCCCACAACACCGGGCGCCAGCCCGGGCCGGTCGGCAATGGCGAAGGCGATGAAGCCTGCCAGTATGGGGACGAGAAACCCGAATGCCGCCGCGCCGACATGAAAGAAGAGCGCAGCCCAGCTGGTGGAAGAGAAGACATTGAAGTCTTCGACGACGCTGCTCAGCTCCACGTCGACGATTTCGTATCCACCGATCATGAAGCCCAGCGCGATCAAGATCCCACCAGCGGCGACAAACGGGATCATGTAGCTGACACCCGTCATCAGCCACTGGCGGATCCGGGTGCCTACGCCCGCCCCGGGCGTCACCTTGGTGGCCAGGGCTGCCGGCTCGGCCTCTGGTGCTACAGGCGACGTGCCCGGCGCGCCTGCCTCCGCCATCACAGCGGCAGACTCACGTGCCACCTGTTCGGCTTCGCTGATGACGTCGGCAGCGGCCGAGATGGCGCGTTTGACGCCGACATCGACCAGGGGCTTGCCGTCAAACCGGCCGCGGTCGCGGACTTCCACGTCCGCGGCGAAGATCACCGCGTCGGCGGCGGCGATGGTCTCCGCGGGCAGCGGCGACAGACCGGCGGAGCCTTGGGTCTCGACGGTGATCTCGTGCCCGGCGGCCCGTGCGGCCTGTTCGAGGGCCTCCGCGGCCATGTAGGTGTGCGCGATGCCCGTCGGGCACGAGCTGACGGCGACGAATTTCACGACGGCACCACCTCTCGGTTGACGATGCCGGCCACGGTGGCCGCATCGGGCGCGGACAACAACGCGTCCTTGAATTCCTGGTTCATCAGCTTCCGGGCCAGCGCGGCCAGCATCTTCAGGTGTTCGGTGTCTCCGCCCTCCGGGGCGGCGATCAGGAAGATCAGCCGCGCCGGGCCGTCGTCGGCGCCGAAGTCGACGCCGTCAGCCGAACGTCCGAAGCCGAGCGTCGGCACGACTACATGTGCGCTCTTGGCATGCGGGATCCCGATTCCACCGGGTAACCCGGTGGGCATCTGCTCCTCACGGGTTCGCACGTCGGCGAGGAAGCCGTCGAGGTCGGTGACCCTGCCTCCCGTGAACAGCCGCTCCGCCAGCTGCCGGGTCACGGCATGCCGGTCACCGGCGCCCAGATGGAGTTCGACGAAATCCTCGGTGATCAGGTCGGTCATAGTGGCCTCCTCGGCCTCATTCGGAAACTGGATACGAAGGATCGGGATCGGTGTCCACACGCACCTGAACACCCGCGATGTCTTCGGCGGCCGGCATCCGGCTGCCAGGCAGCGTGACGG
This genomic interval from Phytoactinopolyspora mesophila contains the following:
- a CDS encoding PTS sugar transporter subunit IIA; translated protein: MTDLITEDFVELHLGAGDRHAVTRQLAERLFTGGRVTDLDGFLADVRTREEQMPTGLPGGIGIPHAKSAHVVVPTLGFGRSADGVDFGADDGPARLIFLIAAPEGGDTEHLKMLAALARKLMNQEFKDALLSAPDAATVAGIVNREVVPS
- a CDS encoding MmcQ/YjbR family DNA-binding protein, yielding MPVSSAAFLQIIEQLPETQQSVSPNYTAFKVGGNTFGYLWEATQTVGLKQTLAEQLALVAERPDVFEIQFTAGQFGWVVVYLEGIEFDELAELTFEAWRLTASVALVESHGDHLPSVP
- a CDS encoding type II toxin-antitoxin system HipA family toxin — its product is MTSKAPDGRTDSAGRAFVWVWLPDTTEPVVAGQLRPDGERLVFNYGQSYLERPDAFPLYLPELPLRRGVIRPPNGMRAAGCVRDAAPDGWGQRVILARRQGTLARGSDTADLPLLTYLLESGSDRVGALDFQNSPSEYKARRNDATLEEVQQATEKFLAGEKFSPDLEEALMRGTSIGGARPKVALCDQLENGQRREMIAKLSVASDPYPVVKAEAVAMDLARRVGLDVATTNLTESLGRDILLVDRFDRPQLSTDQTTGWAGSPGERRMMVSALTILGLDEMTGRWATYHEFADAIRHRFTDPDRTLRELFSRIVFNICVSNTDDHARNHAAFWDGDRLSLTPAYDLCPQLRSGDSAAQAMAIDRNGRRESRFAVCLDAAPIYHLSRTEAQRIIDHHVTVITEQWDDAAESARLTGAEKQQMWRRQILNPSVHYM
- a CDS encoding fructose-specific PTS transporter subunit EIIC — protein: MKFVAVSSCPTGIAHTYMAAEALEQAARAAGHEITVETQGSAGLSPLPAETIAAADAVIFAADVEVRDRGRFDGKPLVDVGVKRAISAAADVISEAEQVARESAAVMAEAGAPGTSPVAPEAEPAALATKVTPGAGVGTRIRQWLMTGVSYMIPFVAAGGILIALGFMIGGYEIVDVELSSVVEDFNVFSSTSWAALFFHVGAAAFGFLVPILAGFIAFAIADRPGLAPGVVGGALALAVDAGFLGGIAAGFVGGFTALWISRIPVGKALRGVMPVVVIPLVATAVTGLVMLVLLGAPLSAAASGLENWLTGLTGANMVLLGALLGLMMAFDMGGPVNKVAYTFATTGLAGAATAADSTNLIIMAAVMAAGMTPPLGLALATVVRKRLFSRAERENGRAAWLLGASFITEGAIPFAAADPLRVIPSIMAGSAVTGAMVMGIGNTLRAPHGGIWVIGLIGQPALYLLAIVAGAVVTAGCVIGLKSLRRVPDPEDAAVAVGA